A window of Pseudomonas putida genomic DNA:
CGCCTGAGCGTGGCCCTGGGAACCGTAACCGATGATGGCGACTTTCTTACCCTGGATGATGGAAAGGTCGCAGTCTTTATCGTAGAAAACTTTCATGAAAATACCCCTGGTTATATCTCGGCCCCTGCGGAGCCATCGCTAATTTTTGAATTTAGATGCTGAGCACTTTGTCGCCACGGGCAATGCCGGTAACGCCGCTGCGCACGGTTTCGAGAATCGATGCAGTGCCGATCGCCTGGATGAAGCTGTCCAGTTTGTCGCTGGTGCCGCTCAGCTGTACGGTGTACACGCTGGCGGTCACATCGACGATCTGGCCACGGAAGATATCCGTGGTGCGCTTGATCTCGGCGCGCTGGGCACCGGTGGCCTTGACCTTGACCAGCATCAGTTCACGCTCGATGTGAGCGCTTTCCGACAGGTCGACGAGCTTGACCACTTCGACCAGCTTGTTCAGGTTCTTGGTGATCTGTTCGATCACTTCGTCATGGCCAACGGTGGTCAGCGTCAGACGCGACAGGGTCGGGTCTTCGGTCGGCGCCACGGTCAGGCTTTCAATGTTGTAGTTACGCTGGGAGAACAGGCCGACCACACGGGACAGAGCACCGGGTTCGTTTTCCAGCAGCAGGGAAATGATGTGCCGCATATCAGGTACGCTCCGTCTTGCTCAGCCACATGTCACGCATCGAGCCATCCTTGATCTGCATCGGATAGACGTGCTCGCTGCGGTCAACCGCGATGTCGATGAACACCAGACGGTCCTTCATCGCAAACGCTTCTTCCAGCTTCGGCTTGAGGTCCTTCAGGCTGGTGATGCGGATACCCACATGGCCATAGGCCTCGGCCAGCTTGATGAAGTCAGGCAGCGACTCGACGTACGAGTGCGAGTGACGACCGTTGTAGGCCATGTCCTGCCACTGGCGAACCATGCCCAGCACACCGTTGTTCAGGTTGACGATCTTCACCGGCAGGCCGTACTGCATGCAGGTGGACAGCTCCTGGATGTTCATCTGGATGCTGCCTTCGCCAGTCACACAGGCCACGTCCTGGTCCGGGAAGTTGAGCTTGACGCCCATCGCCGCCGGGAAGCCGAAGCCCATGGTGCCCAGGCCACCGGAGTTGATCCAGCGGTTCGGCTTGTTGAAGCGGTAGTACTGCGCAGCGAACATCTGGTGCTGACCCACGTCGGAGGTGACGAAGGCATCGCCATTGGTCACTTCGCACAAGGTCTCGATGACTTTCTGCGGCTTGATGACATTGCCGTCGCCCTTGTCGTAGGGGAACAGCTCGCCATCGCCACGCCATTCGTCGATCTGCTTCCACCAGGCATCCAGCGCCGCCTTGTCAGGCTGCTCGCCGATTTCCTTGAGGATGCCGAGCATTTCGCTGAGCACGCTGTCGACCGGCCCGACGATTGGCACGTCAGCCTTGATCATCTTGGAGATCGACGCCGGGTCGATGTCGATGTGGATTATCTTGGCGTTCGGGCAGAACTTGGCCGGGCCGTTGACCACACGGTCGTCAAAGCGGGCACCGACGGCGAAGATGACGTCGGCATGGTGCATGGCCATGTTGGCAGTGAAGCTGCCGTGCATGCCCAGCATGCCGAGGAACTGACGGTCGGTACCCGGGAAGCCACCCAGACCCATCAGGGTATTGGTGACTGGCAGGTTCAGCGACTTGGCGATTTCAGTCAGGGCTTCGGAGCCACCGCCGAGGATCACGCCGCCACCGGAGTAGACGATCGGGCGCTTGGCCGCCAGCAGCATCTCGGCCGCCTTGCGGATCTGGCCGGAGTGGCCGCGTACTGCCGGGCTGTAGGAGCGCAGCTTGACCTTTTTCGGGTAGACGTATTCGAACTTCTCGGCCGGGTTGGTCATATCTTTTGGAATGTCGACCACGACCGGACCTGGGCGACCGGATTGCGCCAGGTAGAATGCTTTTTTCAGAACTTCGGGGATTTCGCTGGCGTGTTTGATCATGAAGCTGTGCTTCACGATCGGCCGCGAAATACCGATCATGTCGGTTTCCTGGAAGGCATCGGTGCCCACCATGGTGCTGGGCACCTGGCCGGACAGGATGACCATCGGAATCGAATCCATGTAGGCAGTGGCAATACCGGTAATGGCATTGGTCGCGCCGGGGCCGGAGGTTACCAGCACCACGCCGGCCTTGCCGGTGGCGCGGGCGTAGCCGTCCGCCATATGGGTAGCCGCCTGCTCATGACGAACCAGGATGTGCTCGACTTCCGGTTCCTTGAACAGCGCGTCGTAAACATGCAGGAGAGCACCACCAGGGTACCCGTAGATGTGCTTAACGCCTTCGTCACGCAAGAAGCGGACGACCATCTCAGCGCCAGATAAAAGCTCCACGTTGTTCACCTCTAAAACGCCAGAATACCGCCCTCACTGGACGGGTCTTAATAGGTTTACTGCCAAGCAGAGCATGAGCGAACGTCAGCACTGACTGAGCAAGTATTGGGAGCGCCCCTGAGTGTTGCGGGGATATCCCACCCAGCGCGAGGTAACGCGTTGCGGGGTGTAACAGGTCGGCGCGGGTGTGCGCCTCATGATCTGCTTAGCGGGTCTGCTTCTGGCAGTCCCTCTACAGCGGAGATTGGATTCTTCTGATTCGGCGCCAACAAGTCAAGAAAAATTATTGCCAATTTTTCCCGAAGATGAATTCCTGCCACCACTAAAAATCGCTTCAGCAGCAGAATTAATAAGATTTCCATAAAAAAGGGCCACAATCTGCGGCCCTCAAGGGAAAAACTGAAGAAATCAGGCGGAAGGAGCAATCAATTGGTCAAATGCTGCCAACAGGCGGCGTAGCTCACGACTTTGCTCCGGCCGGTCGGTAAACACGGTTTCGGCCATGACCAGAATGCCGGAAGCATTGGGCAGCGGGTGGCCCAGCTCGATGATGATCTTCATGCGCGGCAGGAAGATCCATTGCAGCCACTGCTCGAAACTGAGGGTATCGACCGCGAAAGGCACCGTGCTGGCCAGTGCCTCATCGCTTGGTGGCTCGTCATCCCACCAGCCTTGCACCTGCAGTTCACGCTCAATCAGCATCAGGTGGTCGGCAATATCCAGAATGCGCTGCTCGATCATCACGAATTGACCCGGGCCTTTTGCCGGGCCAGTGCGGCGCCTGCGCTGTCACCTTGCTTCTCGCGGGCCTGGGCGATGGTGTTCCACAGCTCGGCCTGCAGGCTCGGGCGGCCGTTAGCGTAAGTCAGGGCGCGACGCGCCAGCTGCTCGGCCTGCGGCGCATCACCTTGCGACAGGCGCACCTGGGCCAGGCGGTACAGCACCTGCGGCTCGCGCGGGGCAATGCGCTGGGCACGCTCCAGGCTCGACGCGGCACCGTTGAAGTCGCCACTGCCCTGCTGCGTTTTCGCGGTGGTCAACAGCGCCAGCACCGGGCCGTCCAGTTGCTCATCGGCCGACAGGCCACCTGCAGCAGCGCTGCTACGCGGGATACCGGTTGGCGCGCTGGTGCTTTGCGAGGCGCTGTTCATCGCCGCAATATCGAAGGGTTCGTCGGCGATCGGGTTAGGGTTGGTGGTCATCGGTGCCGAACTGACTGGCCCTGTGCTGATCGGCCCTGGGGTAATCGGCGAGGTGCTGATCGGCGCCGCACCATTGGCCGCCGGGAACGTCTGGATGCCCGAAGCGCCAGCGCCCTGCGGGATCATCACGGTGACGCCGGAGTCCTCAGGCAGCGTTTGCGCCTGCGCGGTGCCCGCGTTATAGCCTACCGCAGAGCGGTTGGCCGTCACGCGTTCGCTGTTGGACACGCGGGTGCTCGAGTCGACCACCGGAATATTGCCGCGCGGGACGCTGGCGCACCCCTGGAGCACTGCCAGCGCCGTCACGGCAGGAAACAGCCACTTGTTCACGTCACACCTCATCAATGCAGCCTGTGCTTAATTCATCCAGCCCTTGACCCAGTCCATGACCGATTCAACTGGATCCTGCTCGCCGCCACAGGTCGCGCCGGCGGGCGGTTCACTGCCGCGAATATACGGCATCTGCACCGCTCCCGGACAGCTGCCATCAGACCCATGGCCACTGTACGGGTCGATCCAGGCCTGCACCACATTGTCCGGTTGTGGCATGTCCAGTGGTAGCGGGTCGGCTTTGTTCATGAAGCTGGTCCACACCTGCAGGGCCCCGGTGGCGCCGGTAAATGGCGTTTTGCCGTTATCGTCACGGCCCATCCACACCACAGCCAGCAGGTCCTGGCTGAAGCCGGAGAACCAGCTGTCGCGCGAATCGTTACTGGTACCGGTCTTGCCCGCCAGGGTAAGGTTGCGCGGCAAGGTGTTGTATACCGAGCGGCCGGTGCCCTCGCGCATCACCCGCTGCATGGCGTTCTGCACCAGGTAGATGGCCCCCGGATCGAAGGTTTGCTGGATCTGGAACGGGTAGCGCTTGAGCGGCTCGCCCTCGGCGGTGAGCACGCTGCGGATACCGCGCATCGGGGTGTTGAAGCCGCCATTGGCGATGGTCTGGTACATGGTCGCGACCTGCATCGGCGACATGCCGCCGGCCCCCAGCAACATGGCCGGGAACGCCGGCCAGTCAACATTCACGCCCAGCCGGCCGATGGTCTTGATCACGTTGGGCACACCCACTTCCAGGCCGATCTTGGCAGTCGACAGGTTGTAGGAGTTGGCCAGGCCCTGGTACAGGTAGATGGTGCCATGCGGGCGGCGGTCATAGTTTTGCGGGCGCCAGACCTGGCCATCAGCCCCTTTGACCGAGAACGGCTCGTCCTGCACCCAGCTGGTCAGGGTGTACTTGCTCGGTTGCTCCAGCGCAGTCAGGTATACCGCCGGCTTGACCAGCGAACCGATCGGCCGCACGGCATCGATGGCGCGGTTGAAGCCGGCGAAGCCGGCCTGGCGGCTGCCGATCAGCGCCTGCACTTCACCGGTTTCCGGGTTGGTCACGACCATCGCCGACTCCACCTCGTCAGCCCCCTTGCGACCCGCCAGGCGCTTGAAGGTCTCGCTCATCGAGGTCTCGGCCTTCATCTGCAGGATCGGGTCGAAGCTGGTGAAGATGCGCAGGCCTTCTTCGGTCAAGTCTTCGTCGCGGTAGTCCTGGCGCAGCTGACGCTTGACCAGGTCGAGGAACGCCGGGAACGAGCTGTCGGCGAGGCTGCCACGCTTGGTCACGCCCAGCGGCATTTTCTTCGCGGCATCGACTTCTGCCTGGCTGGCCACGCCCTGCTCGGCCACCAGGTCGAGCACCAGGTTGCGACGGGCCAGGGCGCGATCGGGGTAGCGCCGCGGGTTGTAGTAGGAAGGCCCCTTGACCATCCCCACCAGCAAGGCGATCTGGTGCAGTTTCAGCTCCGACAGCGGTTGGCTGAAGAAGAACTGGCTGGCAAGACCGAAGCCGTGCACCGCACGCTGGCCATCCTGACCAACGAACACCTCGTTGAGGTAGGCCTCGAGGATCTCGCGCTTGTCGTAGTGCAGCTCCAGCAGCACGGCCATCATCGCCTCGGTCAGCTTGCGGCTGAGGCTGCGCTCGCTGGTGAGATAGAAATTCTTCACCAGCTGCTGGGTCAGGGTACTGCCACCCTGGCGCATGGAACCTGCCGAAGTGTTGACCCACATCGCCCGGGCGATGGACTTGGGTGACACCCCGAAGTGGCTGTAGAAATCGCGGTCTTCCGTCGCCACCAGAGTTTCGAGCAGGTACGGCGGCACCTGGTCGATCTTGATCAGAATGCGGTCTTCGAGGTTTTTCGGGTAGATGCCGCCGATCATCAGCGGCTCCAGGCGCACTACGTCCAGCGTTTTGCCGTTGGCACCGGAAAGGCCCGCCACGTAATCGCCGGAGAAGCGCACGCGCACGAACTGCGCGGGCTCCATGCCCTCGTAGAACTGGAAGCCACGGGTATTGAGCTCGACAGTATTGCCGTTGACTGCCGCCGCGCCCGGGCCGTTGGCCGCGCTTTCACGCCGGTAGCCGAGCGCGTCCAGCTCGGTAAGAAAGTCGTTCTTGCTCAGTTTCTGGCCGCTGAACAGCTCCAGCGGCCGGGCATACACCTTGGCCGGGATGGTCCAGCGCTTGCCGGAGAACTTCTCCTGGACGACTGCATCGAGGTAAACCGCGAAGCCGGCGACGATCACCAGGCCGACCAGGCTGAGCTTCAAAGCCCAGCCCAGCCAGGCGCGGGAGCGGCCGGTCGGGCGTTTCTGAGGGGTACGGGGATTTCGGGTTCGGGTCATGGCGGCGGATTATACGCACTTTATAAAGGCAGGGCAGGCGCCCCAGGCGGTAGGCAGGGACGGCACCATTGACCATAATGGCGCATTCGAATTCCCTGCCCCCGGAAGGATTTCCCGTGAGCCAAGCCCTTATCACTGCGTTGCAGAACCCAGCCCTGTACCCTCACCCCGTGGATGGGTTCCAGCTCATCGAGACGCATATCTCCTGGGTCCTGCTCACCGGCGAGTATGCCTACAAGATCAAGAAACCGATGAACTTCGGTTTCCTCGACTTCACCGGCCTGGACCAGCGCCAGCATTTCTGTAACGAAGAATTGCGCCTGAACCAGCGCCTGACCAACGGCTTGTACCTGGAAGTGTTGCCGATCACCGGCAGCGTCGACGCACCGCAGATCGCGGGTGAAGGCCCAGCCATCGAATACGCGCTGAAGATGCGCCAGTTCCCCCAGGGGCAGATGCTCAACACCCTGCAGGCCAACGGCGAACTGAACGCCGCGCACATCGACCAGATGGCCCGGCAGATCGCCGAGTTCCACCTGCAGGCGCCGCGTGTACCGGTGGAGCACCCACTGGGCACACCGGAAAGCGTGATGGCACCAGTGGAGCAGAACTTCGAGCAGATTCGTCCGTTCCTCAGCGACAAGGCCGACCTGCAGCAACTCGACGCCCTGCAGGCCTGGGCACGCAGCAGCTTCGAGCGCCTGCATGGCCTGCTGGAAAAGCGCAAGGCCAGTGGTTTCATCCGTGAATGCCACGGTGATATCCACCTGGGCAACGCCACCCTGATCGACGGCAAGGTGGTAATCTTCGACTGCATCGAGTTCAACGAACCGTTCCGCCTGACCGACGTGTATGCCGATACCGCCTTCCTGGCCATGGACCTGGAAGACCGCGGCCTGAAATGCCTGGCCCGGCGCTTCATCAGCCAGTACCTGGAACTGACCGGCGACTACGAAGGCCTGGAACTGCTCAACTTCTACAAAGCCTATCGCGCGCTGGTGCGGGCCAAGGTGGCATTGTTCAGCATGCCAGCCGATGCCGATGGCGTGCAGCGCGCCACCACCCTGCGCACCTATCGCAACTATGCCAACCTGGCAGAAAGCTACAGCGCCATTCCGTCGCGCCTGCTGGCCATCACCCACGGTGTTTCGGCCGTGGGCAAAAGCCACGTGGCCATGCGCATGGTCGAGGCCCTGGGTGCCGTCCGCGTGCGTTCGGACGTGGAGCGCAAACGCCTGTTCGGCGAACAGCAGCAGGCTAGCGCCGGCCAGTTGAGTACCGGCATCTATGACCAGGATGCCAGTGCCGCGACGTACCAGCGCCTGCACGAGGTGGCGGCGACCGTGCTGCGCGCCGGCTTCCCGGTGGTGCTGGATGCCACCTACCTCAAACGTGAGCAGCGCCAGGCCGCGGCAGACATCGCCAGCCAGACCGGGGTGCCGTTCCTGATCCTCGACTGCCATGCGCCGGATGCGGTCATCGCCAGCTGGCTGGAGCAGCGCCAGGCAGAAAACACCGACCCGTCGGATGCCACCCTGGAAGTGGTCAAGGCCCAGCAGGCCAGCCGTGAGCCGCTGGATACAGAGGATACTGGTGCAGAGCACCCGCGTCGATACCCAGAGTGCCGGTAGCATGGACCAGGTGATCGAGCAGATCCGCCAGCGCTTGCCTGGGCTGTAAGGTCAGCGTTTTCCTGGGCCGGCCTATTCGCGGGTGAACCCGCTCCCACAGGTACTGCGTCAGTCGTGAGGCTTGCAGATAACCGTGTGGGAGCGGGTTTACCCGCGAAGAGGCCGGCAAAGGACATCTCGTCGCCCCCCATGGCAAAAGGCCGCGCATTTCCCAACCCCCGCTACACTCCTCTCTGACCTGCTCGCGATTTATCCCCCAATCCCCGTTCAGCCATCGCAAGGAGGCTCGATGAACGATGAATTGCAGCATCTGAAGAACCTTGGCAAGACCTCTGCGCAGTGGCTGCATGCAGCCGGCATCCACAGCGCATCGGATCTGCGCCGCCTGGGCGCGGTGGGTGC
This region includes:
- a CDS encoding acetolactate synthase 3 large subunit, whose product is MELLSGAEMVVRFLRDEGVKHIYGYPGGALLHVYDALFKEPEVEHILVRHEQAATHMADGYARATGKAGVVLVTSGPGATNAITGIATAYMDSIPMVILSGQVPSTMVGTDAFQETDMIGISRPIVKHSFMIKHASEIPEVLKKAFYLAQSGRPGPVVVDIPKDMTNPAEKFEYVYPKKVKLRSYSPAVRGHSGQIRKAAEMLLAAKRPIVYSGGGVILGGGSEALTEIAKSLNLPVTNTLMGLGGFPGTDRQFLGMLGMHGSFTANMAMHHADVIFAVGARFDDRVVNGPAKFCPNAKIIHIDIDPASISKMIKADVPIVGPVDSVLSEMLGILKEIGEQPDKAALDAWWKQIDEWRGDGELFPYDKGDGNVIKPQKVIETLCEVTNGDAFVTSDVGQHQMFAAQYYRFNKPNRWINSGGLGTMGFGFPAAMGVKLNFPDQDVACVTGEGSIQMNIQELSTCMQYGLPVKIVNLNNGVLGMVRQWQDMAYNGRHSHSYVESLPDFIKLAEAYGHVGIRITSLKDLKPKLEEAFAMKDRLVFIDIAVDRSEHVYPMQIKDGSMRDMWLSKTERT
- a CDS encoding YqcC family protein, which translates into the protein MIEQRILDIADHLMLIERELQVQGWWDDEPPSDEALASTVPFAVDTLSFEQWLQWIFLPRMKIIIELGHPLPNASGILVMAETVFTDRPEQSRELRRLLAAFDQLIAPSA
- the mrcB gene encoding penicillin-binding protein 1B; its protein translation is MTRTRNPRTPQKRPTGRSRAWLGWALKLSLVGLVIVAGFAVYLDAVVQEKFSGKRWTIPAKVYARPLELFSGQKLSKNDFLTELDALGYRRESAANGPGAAAVNGNTVELNTRGFQFYEGMEPAQFVRVRFSGDYVAGLSGANGKTLDVVRLEPLMIGGIYPKNLEDRILIKIDQVPPYLLETLVATEDRDFYSHFGVSPKSIARAMWVNTSAGSMRQGGSTLTQQLVKNFYLTSERSLSRKLTEAMMAVLLELHYDKREILEAYLNEVFVGQDGQRAVHGFGLASQFFFSQPLSELKLHQIALLVGMVKGPSYYNPRRYPDRALARRNLVLDLVAEQGVASQAEVDAAKKMPLGVTKRGSLADSSFPAFLDLVKRQLRQDYRDEDLTEEGLRIFTSFDPILQMKAETSMSETFKRLAGRKGADEVESAMVVTNPETGEVQALIGSRQAGFAGFNRAIDAVRPIGSLVKPAVYLTALEQPSKYTLTSWVQDEPFSVKGADGQVWRPQNYDRRPHGTIYLYQGLANSYNLSTAKIGLEVGVPNVIKTIGRLGVNVDWPAFPAMLLGAGGMSPMQVATMYQTIANGGFNTPMRGIRSVLTAEGEPLKRYPFQIQQTFDPGAIYLVQNAMQRVMREGTGRSVYNTLPRNLTLAGKTGTSNDSRDSWFSGFSQDLLAVVWMGRDDNGKTPFTGATGALQVWTSFMNKADPLPLDMPQPDNVVQAWIDPYSGHGSDGSCPGAVQMPYIRGSEPPAGATCGGEQDPVESVMDWVKGWMN
- the ilvN gene encoding acetolactate synthase small subunit; the encoded protein is MRHIISLLLENEPGALSRVVGLFSQRNYNIESLTVAPTEDPTLSRLTLTTVGHDEVIEQITKNLNKLVEVVKLVDLSESAHIERELMLVKVKATGAQRAEIKRTTDIFRGQIVDVTASVYTVQLSGTSDKLDSFIQAIGTASILETVRSGVTGIARGDKVLSI